The proteins below are encoded in one region of Belonocnema kinseyi isolate 2016_QV_RU_SX_M_011 chromosome 3, B_treatae_v1, whole genome shotgun sequence:
- the LOC117169106 gene encoding protein FAM49B gives MGKLLSLLARDESTCCTPQKYEVFLDFENAQPSENERETFEEVQRVLKNSESILEEIQCYKGAGKEIREAISAPTEDCQRRAYLTVAPLVAKLKRFYEFSLELEGVVPKILGQLCSGNMSPTQHLETQQALVKQLAEILEFVLKFDEHKMKTPAIQNDFSYYRRTLTRASLSRQGSTEKDLVVGNELANRMSLFYAHATPMLRVLSHATITFLMLNNDIPRENITETLGTMAKVCLRMLENTNILAQFQREETQLFVLRVMVGLVILYDHVHPQGAFVKGSNVDVKGCVKLLKDQPPCKSEGLLNALRYTTKHLNEVNTPKNIKNLLAA, from the exons atgggaaaGCTTTTGAGTCTTTTGGCTCGGGATGAATCTACATGCTGCACTCCACAAAAGTATGAAGTCTTTTTGGACTTTGAAA atgcTCAACCATCCGAAAACGAGAGGGAAACCTTTGAAGAAGTGCAGAGAgttctgaaaaattctgaatcaattttggaagaaattcagTGTTATAAAGGCGCTGGGAAGGAAATCAGAGAGGCCATTTCTGCACCAACTGAAGATTGTCAACGAAGGGCTTATCTGACTGTAGCACCTCTAGTCGCCAAGCTCaaaagattttatgaattttctctcGAATTAG AGGGCGTTGTTCCAAAAATTCTGGGTCAGCTCTGTTCAGGAAATATGTCGCCAACTCAGCATTTGGAAACACAACAAGCCCTCGTAAAGCAACTGGCTGAAATTCtggaatttgttttgaaattcgacGAACATAAAATGAAAACACCTGCCATTCAAAATGACTTCAGCTATTATCGCAGAACCCTGACGAGAGCTTCTTTGTCTCGTCAAGGCAGTACTGAAAAGGACCTCGTTGTCGGGAATGAATTAGCAAATAGAATGAGTTTATTTTATGCACACGCAACACCTATGCTTCGAGTTCTCAGCCACGCTACCATTACTTTTTTAATGCTC aatAATGACATACCAAGGGAAAATATAACCGAAACTCTGGGTACAATGGCCAAAGTGTGTCTCAGAATGTTAGAAAACAC aaacatCCTTGCTCAATTTCAACGAGAAGAGACACAACTTTTTGTTCTGAGGGTGATGGTCGGACTCGTTATATTGTATGATCATGTACATCCTCAAGGAGCTTTTGTTAAGGGATCAAATGTTGAC gtAAAGGGCTGCGTAAAACTTCTAAAGGACCAACCACCTTGCAAAAGCGAAGGTCTGCTAAATGCGCTCCGTTACACTACAAAGCATTTGAATGAAGTAAAcacaccaaaaaatataaaaaatttattagcaGCATGA